The genomic segment TTCAGCATCTAAATTCCCAAAATCAGCCGACAATATACTCGGTGCTACATACATTTTATACCTTTTAGTTTTAAAAATTGGGGTAATTTTACTTTAAATATAGTTTAAAAGTCCATAAAAATAAAAATTCATAAATTTAAGCGTTTTTTTTGTTTTTTTTAGATAACATCACACATTAAATTTTGTTTTTTTAAGGAAAAGATATGTCAAGAAGATGTGATATTACAGGAAAAGGTCCTATGGTTGGTAACAATGTTAGCCATGCCAATAACAAAACAAAGAGAAGATTTTTACCAAATCTTAGAACTATCCGTGTTACTCTTGAAGATGGTACAACTAGAAAGATTAAAGTAGCTGCTTCTACTTTAAGAACAATGAAAAAGCAGTCAAACTAGGATTAAAATCTATGAAACACTAAAGAGGAATTTATGCTTTTTTTAACGAAGCTTAAAAAATTCCTCAACTGGTCTACATCCTCAAAACCAGAAATAAATTTAAATACAGA from the Campylobacter pinnipediorum subsp. pinnipediorum genome contains:
- the rpmB gene encoding 50S ribosomal protein L28, whose protein sequence is MSRRCDITGKGPMVGNNVSHANNKTKRRFLPNLRTIRVTLEDGTTRKIKVAASTLRTMKKQSN